The following coding sequences are from one Pseudomonadota bacterium window:
- a CDS encoding type II toxin-antitoxin system RelE/ParE family toxin, whose product MTYTVTILRRAQKELSALPQDVYVRIRESIWKLADEPRPSGSRKLAGRSGWRIRMGAYRVVYEIDDAKHVITVMHIGHRRDVYRAAQG is encoded by the coding sequence GTGACCTATACGGTCACCATTTTGCGGCGCGCACAGAAGGAGTTGTCTGCCTTGCCACAGGACGTCTACGTTCGTATCCGGGAATCCATTTGGAAGCTTGCCGACGAGCCACGGCCAAGCGGCTCAAGGAAGTTAGCAGGGCGATCTGGGTGGCGAATTCGAATGGGTGCTTATCGGGTTGTTTATGAAATCGACGATGCGAAGCATGTGATAACGGTTATGCACATTGGTCATCGCCGAGATGTTTACCGCGCCGCTCAGGGCTAA